Below is a window of Oceanivirga salmonicida DNA.
CCTATTATTTTCATATTTTCCACTCTCCTTATTTTTTGTTTATTACTACCATTGCTGGTCTTATTATTTTATTTTTTAATTTATAACCCTTTTTAAATACTTGCACAACTATATCGTCTTCTTTTTCAGGATCATTTATAGTTTGTATTGCATGATGCTTATATGGATCATATTTAGCATTTTCAGTTTCTATTTCTGTTAAACCTTCTTGCACTAAATTATCAAACATACCTTTTTGTAACATATTAAGTCCTTCTAATAAAGAATCTATATCATGATTAGATTTTGCACTCTCTATTGCCATATTTAATACATCCATATTTTCTAATTGCTTAAGTATCAAACTTTCACAAGCATATTTTTTAAATTCGTCTAATTCTTTATCTTTTCTTTTTTTATAATTTTCAAAATCCGCTAGTTTTATTGCATATTCTTTTTTCCATTCCATTATTTCTTGTTGCAATAATGCTTTTTCTTCTTCACATGTAAGTTTTACTTCTTCTTTAATCTCTTCTACTTTTTCTTCTGTAATATTTTCACCAGACTTATTTTCAGTAGATTTATTTTCAGTATTTTCACTTACTTCTTCTTCTAGTCCTTTTTTTTCTTCTTGCATTTTCTCTCCTATCTTAAAAGTTTAATATTATATGTGTCTAATAATGATTGTTTTAATATATCATTAGCATAATTTAATAAAGAAATATTTTCTTTATAATTCATTCTTTCAGAACCTATTATACTTATTACTCCACGCTCATTTTCGTATTCATATATACTAAATATAAACGATAAATTTTTTAATTCTTCTAGTCCTAAATCACTTCCAAACATTACATTTATTTCATAAGGTTTGAAGTTTTTATTTTCTACTATATCTTTTAAAATTCCTTTTAAAGTAGTTTTATCTTCAATAAATTTTATACCTGTTACTAAATTGTCTAAATGTAATAATAAAGATGTTTCATTTGCTATATGTAATTTTAATATATTTTGATTTGAAAAACCTTCATCTAAGTAACCAATTTTATTTAGTACTTCTTTTAATTCTAATAAAGTATATGTATACATATTATCAGTAATTAATTTATTGATATAATGACTTAAATCTTTAAGTGTATTTTCAGTTGTATAATTACTTAAATTTAAATTAGCAGTTTTTACTATTCCTAAATCAGTAACTGCAACTACAAATGTTCTTTTTGGATTTACATATACCAATTCTACTTTTTTCAACTTATGCTTTTCTACTGATGGCTCTAAAGAAACTGCTGTATTATTACTAGATTTAGCAATCAATTCTGTAATTTTTTTAATTATTATACCCAACTGCTTAGTTTTTAATTCAATATATGAATTAACATCTTCATCACTATGTTCTTTTTCAATAGTATACATTAATTCATCTATATACATTTTATAGCCATCTTGCGTAGGTACACGCCCAGAAGAAGTATGAACCTTAGATATCAATCCTTTATCTTCTAAATCAGCCATAGCGTTCCTTATAGTAGCAGATGATACTCCTATATCATATTTCTTCTCTATGGTTCTCGATCCTACACTCTCACCTGTTTTAATATAATGCGAAATTATAGTGTAAAGTATTTGTTTTTCTCTTTCATTCAT
It encodes the following:
- a CDS encoding nucleotide exchange factor GrpE, whose product is MQEEKKGLEEEVSENTENKSTENKSGENITEEKVEEIKEEVKLTCEEEKALLQQEIMEWKKEYAIKLADFENYKKRKDKELDEFKKYACESLILKQLENMDVLNMAIESAKSNHDIDSLLEGLNMLQKGMFDNLVQEGLTEIETENAKYDPYKHHAIQTINDPEKEDDIVVQVFKKGYKLKNKIIRPAMVVINKK
- the hrcA gene encoding heat-inducible transcriptional repressor HrcA; translated protein: MNEREKQILYTIISHYIKTGESVGSRTIEKKYDIGVSSATIRNAMADLEDKGLISKVHTSSGRVPTQDGYKMYIDELMYTIEKEHSDEDVNSYIELKTKQLGIIIKKITELIAKSSNNTAVSLEPSVEKHKLKKVELVYVNPKRTFVVAVTDLGIVKTANLNLSNYTTENTLKDLSHYINKLITDNMYTYTLLELKEVLNKIGYLDEGFSNQNILKLHIANETSLLLHLDNLVTGIKFIEDKTTLKGILKDIVENKNFKPYEINVMFGSDLGLEELKNLSFIFSIYEYENERGVISIIGSERMNYKENISLLNYANDILKQSLLDTYNIKLLR